From one Neofelis nebulosa isolate mNeoNeb1 chromosome 4, mNeoNeb1.pri, whole genome shotgun sequence genomic stretch:
- the DALRD3 gene encoding DALR anticodon-binding domain-containing protein 3 isoform X1, which translates to MATGRLGVGETLGALNTALGPGDPVWFKETRARHLRARDFLAPRPALQARFGDGQVPERVVRAVAGLQGPGVAPVLRCASTPAGLALQLQRPAVFERVLGAVAAYVAPAAPAAPSPPILLHCPALRSAPGALRLSQLRAVLVADHLARTLRAHGESVRLVPAVRDPHMPTFLQQLRVDWPAASERAATEALRNRALAELSPAQEQGALPRGVLGTVYLQELVQERGRAAGYDPNLDKCLVTEDLLSVLAELQEAARCWPGDSPPSLAAAPDANADRCMVVHVVSCEEEFQQQKVDLLWRKLDDQAPLTQKHLVCGPVKVAGAPSTLTAPEYYELRHAQVCKASAVKHGRDLAQDPAWTEVFSVLSVATIKFEMLSTAPHGQLLLALADSSISTKGTKSGTFVMYNCARLATLFEGYRHSMEQGLYPTFPPVSSLDFSLLQDEGEWLLLFNGILPFPDLLSQTAALACTAPGLHTTARTETMCKFLVQLSMDFSSYYNRIHILGVSAQQNGVGSCGGAREAKDETSRPFLSNRHLDHTCLVKCLPVSSFCRPCVKCFTPA; encoded by the exons ATGgcgacggggcgcctgggggtcGGAGAGACGCTAGGGGCCCTCAACACCGCCCTGGGGCCTGGCGACCCCGTGTGGTTCAAGGAGACGCGCGCCCGCCACCTGCGTGCCCGAGACTTTCTGGCGCCGCGGCCCGCATTACAAGCGCGCTTCGGGGACGGACAG GTGCCCGAGCGTGTGGTCCGTGCAGTCGCCGGCCTGCAGGGCCCCGGCGTGGCCCCGGTGCTGCGCTGCGCGTCGACCCCCGCGGGTCTAGCGCTCCAGCTGCAGCGGCCCGCCGTCTTCGAGCGCGTGCTCGGCGCCGTGGCCGCCTATGTCGcgcccgccgcgcccgccgcgcCGAGCCCGCCCATCCTTCTCCACTGCCCGGCGCTGCGCAGCGCCCCCGGCGCGCTCCGCCTGAGCCAGCTGCGCGCCGTGCTCGTGGCCGATCATTTGGCGCGAACTCTGCGCGCTCACGG GGAGAGTGTGCGCCTCGTCCCCGCCGTGCGAGACCCGCACATGCCGACCTTCCTGCAGCAACTGCGCGTGGACTGGCCCGCTGCTTCGGAGAGAGCCGCCACCGAAGCCCTGAGGAACCGCGCGCTTGCAGAGCTTAGCCCTGCCCAGGAGCAGGGAGCCCTGCCCCGCGGCGTCCTGGGCACAGTGTACCTGCAGGAGCTGGTGCAAGAACGGGGACGCGCAGCTGGCTATGACCCCAACCTGGACAAGTGTCTGG TGACTGAGGATCTGCTCTCGGTGCTAGCCGAGCTGCAGGAGGCTGCGCGCTGCTGGCCAGGGGACAGCCCTCCATCCCTG GCTGCGGCCCCAGATGCTAACGCAGACCGCTGCATGGTTGTGCACGTGGTGAGCTGTGAGGAGGAGTTCCAGCAACAAAAGGTGGACCTGCTTTGGCGGAAGCTGGATGACCAGGCTCCGCTCACACAG AAGCACCTGGTCTGTGGCCCGGTGAAAGTGGCTGGTGCACCCAGCACCCTCACTGCCCCTGAGTACTACGA GCTCCGGCACGCCCAGGTGTGCAAGGCTTCGGCAGTGAAGCACGGCAGGGACCTGGCACAAG ACCCAGCCTGGACAGAGGTCTTCAGCGTTCTCTCCGTGGCGACCATCAAGTTTGAGATGCTCAGCACAGCCCCGCACGGCCAG CTTCTCCTGGCCCTGGCCGACAGCAGCATTTCCACAAAGGGCACCAAGAGCGGCACCTTCGTCATGTATAACTGTGCCCGTCTTGCCACACTGTTTGAAGGGTACAGGCACAGCATGGAACAAGGTCTGTACCCCACTTTTCCACCTGTGAGCAGTCTCGATTTCTCACTGCTACAGGATGAG GGTGAGTGGCTCCTGCTCTTCAATGGCATCCTCCCCTTCCCAGACCTGCTGAGCCAGACAGCAGCCCTGGCATGCACAGCCCCAGGGCTGCACACCACCGCACGCACAGAGACG ATGTGCAAGTTCCTGGTACAGCTCAGCATGGATTTCAGCTCCTACTATAACCGCATACACATCCTAGGAGTAAGTGCACAGCAAAACGGGGTGGGGAGTTGCGGGGGAGCAAGGGAAGCAAAGGACGAGACCAGCAGGCCCTTTCTCTCCAACAGGCACCTCGACCACACCTGTTTGGTCAAATGTTTGCCCGTCTCCAGCTTCTGCAGGCCGTGCGTGAAGTGCTTCACACCGGCCTAG
- the DALRD3 gene encoding DALR anticodon-binding domain-containing protein 3 isoform X2, producing MATGRLGVGETLGALNTALGPGDPVWFKETRARHLRARDFLAPRPALQARFGDGQVPERVVRAVAGLQGPGVAPVLRCASTPAGLALQLQRPAVFERVLGAVAAYVAPAAPAAPSPPILLHCPALRSAPGALRLSQLRAVLVADHLARTLRAHGESVRLVPAVRDPHMPTFLQQLRVDWPAASERAATEALRNRALAELSPAQEQGALPRGVLGTVYLQELVQERGRAAGYDPNLDKCLVTEDLLSVLAELQEAARCWPGDSPPSLAAAPDANADRCMVVHVVSCEEEFQQQKVDLLWRKLDDQAPLTQKHLVCGPVKVAGAPSTLTAPEYYELRHAQVCKASAVKHGRDLAQDPAWTEVFSVLSVATIKFEMLSTAPHGQLLLALADSSISTKGTKSGTFVMYNCARLATLFEGYRHSMEQGLYPTFPPVSSLDFSLLQDEGEWLLLFNGILPFPDLLSQTAALACTAPGLHTTARTETMCKFLVQLSMDFSSYYNRIHILGAPRPHLFGQMFARLQLLQAVREVLHTGLATLGLPPLNHI from the exons ATGgcgacggggcgcctgggggtcGGAGAGACGCTAGGGGCCCTCAACACCGCCCTGGGGCCTGGCGACCCCGTGTGGTTCAAGGAGACGCGCGCCCGCCACCTGCGTGCCCGAGACTTTCTGGCGCCGCGGCCCGCATTACAAGCGCGCTTCGGGGACGGACAG GTGCCCGAGCGTGTGGTCCGTGCAGTCGCCGGCCTGCAGGGCCCCGGCGTGGCCCCGGTGCTGCGCTGCGCGTCGACCCCCGCGGGTCTAGCGCTCCAGCTGCAGCGGCCCGCCGTCTTCGAGCGCGTGCTCGGCGCCGTGGCCGCCTATGTCGcgcccgccgcgcccgccgcgcCGAGCCCGCCCATCCTTCTCCACTGCCCGGCGCTGCGCAGCGCCCCCGGCGCGCTCCGCCTGAGCCAGCTGCGCGCCGTGCTCGTGGCCGATCATTTGGCGCGAACTCTGCGCGCTCACGG GGAGAGTGTGCGCCTCGTCCCCGCCGTGCGAGACCCGCACATGCCGACCTTCCTGCAGCAACTGCGCGTGGACTGGCCCGCTGCTTCGGAGAGAGCCGCCACCGAAGCCCTGAGGAACCGCGCGCTTGCAGAGCTTAGCCCTGCCCAGGAGCAGGGAGCCCTGCCCCGCGGCGTCCTGGGCACAGTGTACCTGCAGGAGCTGGTGCAAGAACGGGGACGCGCAGCTGGCTATGACCCCAACCTGGACAAGTGTCTGG TGACTGAGGATCTGCTCTCGGTGCTAGCCGAGCTGCAGGAGGCTGCGCGCTGCTGGCCAGGGGACAGCCCTCCATCCCTG GCTGCGGCCCCAGATGCTAACGCAGACCGCTGCATGGTTGTGCACGTGGTGAGCTGTGAGGAGGAGTTCCAGCAACAAAAGGTGGACCTGCTTTGGCGGAAGCTGGATGACCAGGCTCCGCTCACACAG AAGCACCTGGTCTGTGGCCCGGTGAAAGTGGCTGGTGCACCCAGCACCCTCACTGCCCCTGAGTACTACGA GCTCCGGCACGCCCAGGTGTGCAAGGCTTCGGCAGTGAAGCACGGCAGGGACCTGGCACAAG ACCCAGCCTGGACAGAGGTCTTCAGCGTTCTCTCCGTGGCGACCATCAAGTTTGAGATGCTCAGCACAGCCCCGCACGGCCAG CTTCTCCTGGCCCTGGCCGACAGCAGCATTTCCACAAAGGGCACCAAGAGCGGCACCTTCGTCATGTATAACTGTGCCCGTCTTGCCACACTGTTTGAAGGGTACAGGCACAGCATGGAACAAGGTCTGTACCCCACTTTTCCACCTGTGAGCAGTCTCGATTTCTCACTGCTACAGGATGAG GGTGAGTGGCTCCTGCTCTTCAATGGCATCCTCCCCTTCCCAGACCTGCTGAGCCAGACAGCAGCCCTGGCATGCACAGCCCCAGGGCTGCACACCACCGCACGCACAGAGACG ATGTGCAAGTTCCTGGTACAGCTCAGCATGGATTTCAGCTCCTACTATAACCGCATACACATCCTAGGA GCACCTCGACCACACCTGTTTGGTCAAATGTTTGCCCGTCTCCAGCTTCTGCAGGCCGTGCGTGAAGTGCTTCACACCGGCCTAGCCACGCTGGGCCTCCCTCCGCTGAACCATATCTAA
- the DALRD3 gene encoding DALR anticodon-binding domain-containing protein 3 isoform X3: MATGRLGVGETLGALNTALGPGDPVWFKETRARHLRARDFLAPRPALQARFGDGQVPERVVRAVAGLQGPGVAPVLRCASTPAGLALQLQRPAVFERVLGAVAAYVAPAAPAAPSPPILLHCPALRSAPGALRLSQLRAVLVADHLARTLRAHGESVRLVPAVRDPHMPTFLQQLRVDWPAASERAATEALRNRALAELSPAQEQGALPRGVLGTVYLQELVQERGRAAGYDPNLDKCLVTEDLLSVLAELQEAARCWPGDSPPSLAAAPDANADRCMVVHVVSCEEEFQQQKVDLLWRKLDDQAPLTQKHLVCGPVKVAGAPSTLTAPEYYELRHAQVCKASAVKHGRDLAQDPAWTEVFSVLSVATIKFEMLSTAPHGQLLLALADSSISTKGTKSGTFVMYNCARLATLFEGYRHSMEQGLYPTFPPVSSLDFSLLQDEMCKFLVQLSMDFSSYYNRIHILGVSAQQNGVGSCGGAREAKDETSRPFLSNRHLDHTCLVKCLPVSSFCRPCVKCFTPA, from the exons ATGgcgacggggcgcctgggggtcGGAGAGACGCTAGGGGCCCTCAACACCGCCCTGGGGCCTGGCGACCCCGTGTGGTTCAAGGAGACGCGCGCCCGCCACCTGCGTGCCCGAGACTTTCTGGCGCCGCGGCCCGCATTACAAGCGCGCTTCGGGGACGGACAG GTGCCCGAGCGTGTGGTCCGTGCAGTCGCCGGCCTGCAGGGCCCCGGCGTGGCCCCGGTGCTGCGCTGCGCGTCGACCCCCGCGGGTCTAGCGCTCCAGCTGCAGCGGCCCGCCGTCTTCGAGCGCGTGCTCGGCGCCGTGGCCGCCTATGTCGcgcccgccgcgcccgccgcgcCGAGCCCGCCCATCCTTCTCCACTGCCCGGCGCTGCGCAGCGCCCCCGGCGCGCTCCGCCTGAGCCAGCTGCGCGCCGTGCTCGTGGCCGATCATTTGGCGCGAACTCTGCGCGCTCACGG GGAGAGTGTGCGCCTCGTCCCCGCCGTGCGAGACCCGCACATGCCGACCTTCCTGCAGCAACTGCGCGTGGACTGGCCCGCTGCTTCGGAGAGAGCCGCCACCGAAGCCCTGAGGAACCGCGCGCTTGCAGAGCTTAGCCCTGCCCAGGAGCAGGGAGCCCTGCCCCGCGGCGTCCTGGGCACAGTGTACCTGCAGGAGCTGGTGCAAGAACGGGGACGCGCAGCTGGCTATGACCCCAACCTGGACAAGTGTCTGG TGACTGAGGATCTGCTCTCGGTGCTAGCCGAGCTGCAGGAGGCTGCGCGCTGCTGGCCAGGGGACAGCCCTCCATCCCTG GCTGCGGCCCCAGATGCTAACGCAGACCGCTGCATGGTTGTGCACGTGGTGAGCTGTGAGGAGGAGTTCCAGCAACAAAAGGTGGACCTGCTTTGGCGGAAGCTGGATGACCAGGCTCCGCTCACACAG AAGCACCTGGTCTGTGGCCCGGTGAAAGTGGCTGGTGCACCCAGCACCCTCACTGCCCCTGAGTACTACGA GCTCCGGCACGCCCAGGTGTGCAAGGCTTCGGCAGTGAAGCACGGCAGGGACCTGGCACAAG ACCCAGCCTGGACAGAGGTCTTCAGCGTTCTCTCCGTGGCGACCATCAAGTTTGAGATGCTCAGCACAGCCCCGCACGGCCAG CTTCTCCTGGCCCTGGCCGACAGCAGCATTTCCACAAAGGGCACCAAGAGCGGCACCTTCGTCATGTATAACTGTGCCCGTCTTGCCACACTGTTTGAAGGGTACAGGCACAGCATGGAACAAGGTCTGTACCCCACTTTTCCACCTGTGAGCAGTCTCGATTTCTCACTGCTACAGGATGAG ATGTGCAAGTTCCTGGTACAGCTCAGCATGGATTTCAGCTCCTACTATAACCGCATACACATCCTAGGAGTAAGTGCACAGCAAAACGGGGTGGGGAGTTGCGGGGGAGCAAGGGAAGCAAAGGACGAGACCAGCAGGCCCTTTCTCTCCAACAGGCACCTCGACCACACCTGTTTGGTCAAATGTTTGCCCGTCTCCAGCTTCTGCAGGCCGTGCGTGAAGTGCTTCACACCGGCCTAG
- the DALRD3 gene encoding DALR anticodon-binding domain-containing protein 3 isoform X4, whose translation MATGRLGVGETLGALNTALGPGDPVWFKETRARHLRARDFLAPRPALQARFGDGQVPERVVRAVAGLQGPGVAPVLRCASTPAGLALQLQRPAVFERVLGAVAAYVAPAAPAAPSPPILLHCPALRSAPGALRLSQLRAVLVADHLARTLRAHGESVRLVPAVRDPHMPTFLQQLRVDWPAASERAATEALRNRALAELSPAQEQGALPRGVLGTVYLQELVQERGRAAGYDPNLDKCLVTEDLLSVLAELQEAARCWPGDSPPSLAAAPDANADRCMVVHVVSCEEEFQQQKVDLLWRKLDDQAPLTQKHLVCGPVKVAGAPSTLTAPEYYELRHAQVCKASAVKHGRDLAQDPAWTEVFSVLSVATIKFEMLSTAPHGQLLLALADSSISTKGTKSGTFVMYNCARLATLFEGYRHSMEQGLYPTFPPVSSLDFSLLQDEMCKFLVQLSMDFSSYYNRIHILGAPRPHLFGQMFARLQLLQAVREVLHTGLATLGLPPLNHI comes from the exons ATGgcgacggggcgcctgggggtcGGAGAGACGCTAGGGGCCCTCAACACCGCCCTGGGGCCTGGCGACCCCGTGTGGTTCAAGGAGACGCGCGCCCGCCACCTGCGTGCCCGAGACTTTCTGGCGCCGCGGCCCGCATTACAAGCGCGCTTCGGGGACGGACAG GTGCCCGAGCGTGTGGTCCGTGCAGTCGCCGGCCTGCAGGGCCCCGGCGTGGCCCCGGTGCTGCGCTGCGCGTCGACCCCCGCGGGTCTAGCGCTCCAGCTGCAGCGGCCCGCCGTCTTCGAGCGCGTGCTCGGCGCCGTGGCCGCCTATGTCGcgcccgccgcgcccgccgcgcCGAGCCCGCCCATCCTTCTCCACTGCCCGGCGCTGCGCAGCGCCCCCGGCGCGCTCCGCCTGAGCCAGCTGCGCGCCGTGCTCGTGGCCGATCATTTGGCGCGAACTCTGCGCGCTCACGG GGAGAGTGTGCGCCTCGTCCCCGCCGTGCGAGACCCGCACATGCCGACCTTCCTGCAGCAACTGCGCGTGGACTGGCCCGCTGCTTCGGAGAGAGCCGCCACCGAAGCCCTGAGGAACCGCGCGCTTGCAGAGCTTAGCCCTGCCCAGGAGCAGGGAGCCCTGCCCCGCGGCGTCCTGGGCACAGTGTACCTGCAGGAGCTGGTGCAAGAACGGGGACGCGCAGCTGGCTATGACCCCAACCTGGACAAGTGTCTGG TGACTGAGGATCTGCTCTCGGTGCTAGCCGAGCTGCAGGAGGCTGCGCGCTGCTGGCCAGGGGACAGCCCTCCATCCCTG GCTGCGGCCCCAGATGCTAACGCAGACCGCTGCATGGTTGTGCACGTGGTGAGCTGTGAGGAGGAGTTCCAGCAACAAAAGGTGGACCTGCTTTGGCGGAAGCTGGATGACCAGGCTCCGCTCACACAG AAGCACCTGGTCTGTGGCCCGGTGAAAGTGGCTGGTGCACCCAGCACCCTCACTGCCCCTGAGTACTACGA GCTCCGGCACGCCCAGGTGTGCAAGGCTTCGGCAGTGAAGCACGGCAGGGACCTGGCACAAG ACCCAGCCTGGACAGAGGTCTTCAGCGTTCTCTCCGTGGCGACCATCAAGTTTGAGATGCTCAGCACAGCCCCGCACGGCCAG CTTCTCCTGGCCCTGGCCGACAGCAGCATTTCCACAAAGGGCACCAAGAGCGGCACCTTCGTCATGTATAACTGTGCCCGTCTTGCCACACTGTTTGAAGGGTACAGGCACAGCATGGAACAAGGTCTGTACCCCACTTTTCCACCTGTGAGCAGTCTCGATTTCTCACTGCTACAGGATGAG ATGTGCAAGTTCCTGGTACAGCTCAGCATGGATTTCAGCTCCTACTATAACCGCATACACATCCTAGGA GCACCTCGACCACACCTGTTTGGTCAAATGTTTGCCCGTCTCCAGCTTCTGCAGGCCGTGCGTGAAGTGCTTCACACCGGCCTAGCCACGCTGGGCCTCCCTCCGCTGAACCATATCTAA